TCCCCTGGCTGAAGACGCCTTGGTCAGGACTTACAGAAAGCACCTTCACTGCAGAGGAGTGAGATAAAAGgagctcctctgctgctttctctcACCCACTTATATTCACCTAGAAGATAAggtattattgttgttattattattattattattattattattattattattattattattattattttgactCATCGATACCTGTATTTGGACTGGGGAAAGGCTGTTTTAAATTACTATTTTCCAACAGGCAAACTTACAGGAAATTTAATAAAACTCTTCAGATGAAGTCTCATGAGGGAACagagtttctcttttttttttttcccctcatttctgaaTTCTTAAATAGTTAGGATAAAATGACATTGTTACATGTGGAATTAATTGAATTAATGCTGCTTAAACTCTTTAAAACCTCCCTAGCTAAATGAACTCTTTGCTAATACAAGCTGAATTTTTCTGCTCTCCAGGCCAACTTTTGCACAGTAAGTAAGTGGTATTTATGCACAGGGAGGCCTCAGTGTAATGCCCTTTATTGTGAGTTCTAATAAAAGGCTGCTCTGTTTTGGCTCCTTATTAGAATAACACTATAAATAACCTCTTTGTAATGAggacttgttaaaaaaaaaaaaaaaaaaaagtgaaacatttTGCTCTAGAACCTTCTGGTGCAGATTGTGCCACCATCTGGTAGATCTGGCTTTCAGGGTAGGTATATCTCCCAGAACTGCATTCCAGCTGGGGTAGCAAAGAATGTCAGAAGGTAAAAAAATGCAGTCTTGGGAGAAAAGTTATAAACTACCTGATGTAAACCaacatgcacacacataaacaccccaacaaacaaacaaataaacagagCTGCAGTTTTAATATACCTTGGGAAGGGTCCACAATGCTTACTGAAGCAAAACTCATGCTGATTTAGTTCTGGACTTAGTCTTTAGATTGGTGTATGTTATGCTTGTGGAAAAGAGCTTGGAGACATTGTTTTTTCCTATATTAGAttaattttacagaaagagtACTGTTGTGGGCAGTAATGGCACAATCACTCTTGAAGCAAGACCACATACATAACTCAGTAacagcagaaaatgaagaattcaccagtgctgagcaaaAGATGATCTAAGGATCTAATGCAGGTTTTATTTGGATAATAGCATATTTAGAGTTTATATTTTCTTGCCTTTCTCCACCAGATCTGAAGCAATACCATGCCTCCAAAAAGCTCACTTATTCCTTTTGTGAGCTGCTTTCAGAAACAGCACACATCTGTTTCCTTTgtaatgttttggtttttcaaAGGCAGTCacttatttttcactttttttcatAGGAGATGTACTTCATCTATTGGCATTTGACATATTTCCCATCATCATTCTGTTTCATACACTGTGAAAAAGCTCTGCTTGCAAGAAATTCCTACCACTTTTTCTCCCATGTCTTAGTCTGAGTAACTAACACCACAAACATGCTTCTGTGGAGTCACAGGTGGTTAACTAGAGCACGGGATAAATGACTACTAATGAAAATTTATGATTCAACAATTTCTCAATTTATTGTTGTTTAATAGAGGAAAGCCCAAGATAAATGACTTGTAGAGTAGATACATTCCCCACATTGAACATGAGCATTGTAAGAGTTTGAGAAAACTGCAtatgaattacaagctctggTTCAGGTTACTATAGATTTACTGTAAGAAAACCGTCTCACGAGTTATTTTCTCAGTCAGCACTGATGGATACATACCAATTTTTCAGTACATGGTGATTGAACAGAAATGACTAGGAgaactaagatttttttttctgaatgtctGTTATATAAACTATGACTTGTACCTGAAACTTTAATTTCTAGTCCAAAGGCCCCAAAAAGCATGAGCCTCCAGGGGAAAGGTGTACTGTGAATGACAAAAACAGCCAAGAAAGAAGGCACAGTGGGCCTCAAGGATAGGCTGGGGATAAATCAGGTCTCCAGTCCTGGAACGACACCCACAGGCTGAGTGCTAGCACCACAGAATTGCCCAAGCTAGAGCAATTAACCATCAAAGGATTTGACTGCTAGATTCCCCTGAGGCAGGAGGTGATGGTGCAAGAAGTGGTGGAAATGCTCACATCTCTAATTGAGCAAAAGCAAGAAGAgtcctgctgccagaggacTTCCAGCCTGTGGTTCTCACACTGCTTGTTTGTGTCTCTTCTGAGAAAGGCATTACAAACAAGTGCAAGGTGAGAAATATGGCATTCACAGAGTTCAGGCATTTGAGGGTTAAGGCTGCTCATGCAATTGCAGTTTGGGCTCTTTCTGCTAATGCTTTTTTTTGATGACAACCTCAATTGCTTAATCAGATAAGGATCTTTCCTGCAGtactgctggcagtgctgttaGTTGCAGTGTAGACCCTTCTGTCTGGTGAAAACTGAAGGTCGTCATTAGAGCTCCACCTGTCTCAATGGGATGTTGCTTCCCATGAGCAACCCATTTTTGAGATAGGGACGACCTTCAGACAACCACAAGAGATTCTACTAAGCAACAAAAAATCCAGGGGTATTTTAGTTCTAATTTTTAAGGATTTACTAGGAGGAAGGTCAGTCTCTTAGCCATATCTTCACTTTAGACAATCAGTGCAGCTCCACTGTAATCACAGACAGATATCTCAGCTGCTAGATTTAAAATGATAGGTGTCATGTAGGCACAAACAATACATGACAAATATCCTAAGTGTTTACCATAACTGTGAAGCATTGCCCATATCACAGTGTGCTAAAGCCTGTTCTTAGGGAGGAGAAACCAGCATGCAGCTGACAGCTGCTCCCTTGCTGAGCAAATGCTTCTTCACAGGCACCACAACCCTCGGCTAGCTATTTCAAAAAGGGAGATGGGGGGCCTTCATCAGAGTTAATCATTGCCAGAAAGAATAAGCTGCCGCCTTACTTTCCTGTTAGCTTGATTCACAACGGCTTTTCTATTGccatttgtttgcttgttttccaCTAGCCTGCTAAATTTTGCCAAGCTCAGTGAGGCAGGAAGAGGGGACTCAATATTTTGCAGTTGAGCTTGCCATTGCTTTCCTATAGCTTTTTCCATATGCTATGGAAAATGTGGAACATGTTGAATTGGCATGCAACTGGTATTATTTTTgcaacttatttttttcctctgtgtggcTATTCCTCTACTTGCAGTGAGAAATAGCATGCTACTCCACCAGACCAAACCATGAAGACGTGAATCAATATCCTCCATTTGATGCAGCTGAGCACACTCCGTAATGACAAGCCATCGCTCAGCCCACGGGAATGAACTTATCCCTAATGCAGCCTAGGTCTTGGGCAGTCTCAGTGCTCCACCAAAAAGTAACTCAGTACAGTCATTGatactaaaaaaaagaaaatatttaaatggagggttattttaatttccagaaTATTACTGACTGCTGTGTGTTcttctttctccctccctcccccatgATGTTTTCCCTATTTTTATTCCGGACTCTCGGAGGAGGAAGTGTGACTATGcataataatataaaaatgaaaccacCATAGTTATAACCAAAAGACAGCAATCCAAACCCAAGTAATGCAAGGCATGAAAGGCCATGGTTCCTCCATCAACTCGTGGATCCCAAAGCACAGCTAGAATGCAGTTGTATGCTTAATGCTTAGTTGCAAGTCCAGCCACAGATACCAGAGCCCATGACAACTTTGGAAGCAACCTGGGATTTCCTTCGGTCCTGCCAGGTTTGGAGTATATTGGTATTTCTGCAGTTACATTGTATAAAATACAAAGCAAGAACATGCAATCAGATAGCAAACGCTCACTTCCACGGGGTTTTACCTGAAAACAACGTTAAGTCGCGCTGTGTCTCCAGTCCCATCCCAGAAGTCATTAAAAAgaatagtaaaaataaaataaattaaaaaaaaaaaaaaacagctaagTTTGCCCGGCAATTACTAAGCAAGATTTATCACGTCCTCTTGAAGCACATGCCAAGAGGCTTTAGTGAATCGAGGCCACGGGTGCAGCCAGGGATGGCTGGGTACTGCCTCTCGACGGCTGTGCCCGGGCTGTGGGAGACGTGTCCGCGGCGGGGTTTCTGCTGGGTGGGGCGCGCTGTGGAATGGGGGAAATCAGTGATCCAGGGAAGGCCACCGCGCAGCCCGTGGGCAGCGGTCCCTGCGGGGAGGGCCCGGTGCTGTGCCTGTGACCGCCCGCGCACCCCGCTCCCGGCGCATCCCTCTCCCGCCGCATCCCGCTCCGAGAGCATCCCGCTCCTAGCGCTTCCCGCTTCCAGCGCATCCCGCACCTAGCGCATCCCTCTCCCGGCGCATCCCGCTCCCGCGCACCCCCGCGCATACGCCGCCCCGACACCTTTTCCCCCCAACACCCTCCCACGCCGTCTCTTCGCCCACCGCCGCGGTTCCTCCGGCACCGCCCGTCCCCGGGGCTGGATCcccccggccgccgcccccgctcccccgcggagccgcgctcgggcgccgccgcctccccgccccgccgccgccgccatggcgGAGCGGAGCCGCGGCGCTcggcggcggctgctgctgctgctgctgctgctcctggccgGCTCCGCCGCCAGCCCGGCGGAGgagggcggcgggcggcgggaggCGGGCGGCGGGGAGCACGGCGAGGAGGCGGCGCGGCACCACGACTCCTCGTACGGCACCTTCGCCAGCGAGTTCTACGACCTGCGCTACCTCTCCGAGGAGGgtgcggcggcggccggggcgagcggcgaggccgggcggggcgcggcgggcgaggggcccggcgcggcgggggccgggatggagcgccgggccgggccgggcgggagcgggggcggcgggcgggaggCTGTGGCAGCGCTGTTCAGCACGAAGGCCAGCGCCCGCCGCCATCTTCCGCCGGCCCGGCCGCCTCAGCCAGCGCTGCCgctcggggccggggccgcagGGGCGCCCGGGTGCCCTGCCCCGCTCTCCGCAGAGCCGCCGCCTCGCTCCACGGGCATCCCCGGACACGGGCAGCCCCGGACACGGGCATTCCCGGACACGGGCATTCCCGGACACGGGCATTCCCGGACACGGGCAGCCCCGGACACGGGCATTCCCGGACACGGGCAGCCCCGGACACGGGCATCCCCGGACACGGGCATTCCCGGACACGGGCAGCCCCAGACACGGGCATTCCCGGACACGGGCATTCCCGGACACGGGCAGCCCCGGACACGGGCAGCCCCAGACACGGGCAGCCCCCCGGGCGGGAGCTCGGGCAGGGGGCCATCATCTTCCCGCAGAGCGGGGCCAGCCGGCGACCCCCTCGCCTTCCCCTCTTCCAAAGCTTTCCGGGCTGGTACCGTAAAAAGGAGTCCTGGGGTTTGTGGGCTTCGAAAGTACGTGTGATGCCCTAAAGTGTCAAGAAGCAGTGTGGTcgtgggttttggggtgtttttttttttttttttttttttttttttttttttttttttttttttttttaatttacaaatgGCGGAATGTTAAAACACCACTTTTGCGGCTAGGCTGCATGGAAAACCATTTGTTCAATGGATTTCAAAATAAGTAAGGAGTGAGAAAATTGCATGTCCTGTGACCCGTGTTTCAGCAATGTGCCGCTACATTGTGCTGCTGTGAAATTCTGCAAACTTATTTATGCAGGGTAATTTACCTACCCTTGATACAGTTAGTGTAACTGTGATTTACAGCTTACAGCATACTTTCTCCATTATTGTCTGAAATCTAGGGAAGTAAATCAGGGCTCCCGAATGCCCAAAGCTGTGTAGGTCAAAAGATtgggtgctggtgctggaagTAACTTCAGTGTTCATTTTCTACTCAATGAAGCACTTTTCCTACTAAAAGAGTTTCTAGTTCCACAGCTAGCACTTTGGTTTTTATCTGGCTAAGTAAAAGAACATCCTATTAAAATATCTGTGCTTTTGCAACAGACACCAGCTCCCACAAGCCAAGACTGAATAGGTCTGCTAGTAAACTTTCTCACTTTTCCTTTGGTACTATAGTGCAGCAGATGGGATAGCTTGGAATCATAACTCACTGTCTGCTCTTCTGGGTCTGCCTTCACAAGTGATTGAAGGCCATAACTGCAGGCAATTCCCTGCCCTGATAGTCTCTTACCTTTTACTGCaatgtgtgttttattttacttcataAAGGAGGATGTATTATAAGGTCTTTTCAGTATCAATTCCTACAGCTCTGCATCTGGTGCCCTGCCTGCATTTATATCTAATGTTGTCATTTATGGCTAAGGACTCAGTTCCCTTATGGATTTCCTGAGGGGACTGTGAGTGCATAAGGAGAGAGCTGAGCAGAGATCCCTAATTGTTAGTTGACTGCAATAGTCCATGGTCCTGCTGCCTTACATTTAACTTTTGCCCTCCAGcattctttttcctccttgatGAATGTAGGAAACCTTagaaaagttttgttttcagttattCACTTTACTTTGTTACCTGGATCCAGGTAACAAAGTAGAACAGTGGATTTTGTACATAACAAAGTAGTCACTCATCTGAACAGTTCAGTTATCAGCAAAGTAAATGGTACTGGAAGACCTTCTCTTTAGTATTATTGATTTTAgtccttgtattttatttggtAATAGTTTATTCTGGTCATACAGGTTACCCTTTCCCTACTGCTCCTCCTGTGGACCCATTTGCAAAAATCAGAGTGGATGACTGTGGAAAAACCAAGGGATGCTTCAGGTCAGTCTGAGATAAGAGTGCAGATACCTTTATGTTTAGAGATGCTGACTGATGATACTGGAGACTTTGGTTAGTGTTTcatagtaattttaaaaaatgttatttaaaaacaTACTGCTATATTATTTGAGGACTCTAGTTTATTTAAGAATACATGTCATAGTTACGGACGTACATATGGTTCTTTCTTGTATTTTCAtgaagcacttaaaaaaaacgGAGCAAGGAAGGTCAACAGAGTTATATTTTGTTATTCTTTGCTGTACTGTTTGAATACTATACAGTAAAAGAGTAATAATTGCAAACAATTAATGCTACTTTATGTCCAGCAGAATATATGCTTTACTGCCATTATACCAAAATacattcttctatttttttcttgcaagatcttaattaattttcacagcaggaaatttcaaggaaaaaGTTATGTGTATTTCCAATTCCATTTAGGTATGGTAAACCTGGATGCAATGCAGAGACTTGTGACTACTTCCTAAGTTACCGCAGAATAGGAGCTGATGTTGAATTTGAGTTGAGTGCCGACACAGATGGCTGGGTGGCAGTGGGATTTTCCTCAGACAAGAAAATGGTAAGATATGTACAGTTTTTCATGTTGGCAATATGCACGCTTCCACATGCTAGGATATAAATGGTTTAtgtacatttatatatttgatCGGTGAGAAACAGAGCATATAAGGTGAAACTGGCTTGCTGAAAACAAAGCACCATTCAGTACCCGCCCTGGGAGCACTGTCTCACAGAAAACTGCTTTATCCTTCCTAACatctcctttccctcttctctgAGAACTACAACAGTATTTCAGTTCAGCTCTGAATGTTTGAATGTCACtagctttttgcctttttattaGAAAAGCCCTCAGGGATAAGTCAATTCACACAGAAATGTCCTGTTGCGCTTTATGTCAGTGTAATTTGGGCAAAAGACACATCATCAACTGAATAGCAAATGATTTTATTCTTGAGAAAATCAGCTGAATTTCAGCAaattttttcagaagtttttatttcactgcttaacttgggaatttttttttgtttctttctcataCCTATGTGTTGTTCCAGGGAAGCCACAATGTGTGAGAAAATGACTCCTGCTAACTTAAACATTTATACTCAAGAAGGCAGTCTTGTTAaaatttcttctctctcctctgGATTGTTATTGGGTTCTGTTTTATGCCTATTCCTCTACTTTTTAATTCAAAAGCTCCACTTTTCATTGAGTTTCAATGAGCAAAACAGAAACATATAATGTGTGGACTTCAAAAAACATGGGCAATAGATGACTTATGTTTTGTCTGTTATCCTTGGTAAAATGTTCAggataaaaatgtattttatagtATAGGTGTTCATGTACAGAAACTCTCCTGTGAATATAGAACAATACTGGACCTATGTCCTAAATCACAAGTCAAAGAAAGGACTGTTTTTTTGCAGTGTTGAAAGTAGCAGTCTGAAAAAATACAGGATTTAGATGTCCTGGGATAGGACCCACAAAAAATTACTTGGAAGACTTGCACTGACATAACAGCATttttatgaagtcccatcctcccagattgctctcctcaattcgCTGTTGTTTACACCTTCTGGGcccaaagctgcagcagtgtccttggttctcagctggaaaaggattgttttgtctaactaaGCTGTGAAGAGAAtttgctaacactttatatgaagttcagtgttatatactaatgcagtacagaatctgaaaaatatgaaagctaaaacttaaggcatcattTGACCCAAAATaagaaataggaagaaaatgtgAGGACAAGTGCTTCTCAATACTACATATGTTTTAATATGACACTGTAAATAAACACAATGACGAAGGTTTTTGTGTCATAAAGTTGATGACACAAGAAACAGTTTGTGGTTTTGATGTAAAGAGCAATTTGGCTTTACAgccaaaatttgggaagagTTTAGAATCTTGCCAATCAATATAGGTACTCAGCAGGGTTTTCAAAGCAGCTCAGCACCTTTAAGTATTTGTCCCCAAGCTATCAGATTGTGTTACCAGTTTGTACCTCTGAGGTACCTGCAGTGAACCCCAGGGTCCCACTGCCCTCCTCTCATCAGTCACTTGGAAAGCAGGCACAGCAAGCAGCAGGTTAAGTTTCGGCTTctggtgaaaagaaaaaaggaagtgtTAAGTAAAAGGTTGTGCTTCCAGATTTGCTCTACATATCATGTAATGCCCATAAGTCAGCTGGGCTAAACCAGCTAGcatctcttttcctctctggcTCTCCTGCTGACTTCATCTTTTTCTTAACTTCCAGGATGTTTTGGTGTCCTGGGATGCACAGGCTTAGATGATAAAATGGCTCTGGGTCAAAACAACTTAGCTCTGAGAAATGGGTTGTGCTTTGGAGGCCGTAATGAAAATGGTTTGGCCTGGATAGCTTCagaaattaagggaaaaaaaaaaacaaaactacttTGTGTCctcaatagatttttttttaagtcctgTGACCTATTTCTTTGTCTCAAATAACGTTATGCTTTTCTACTTTCAGGTTTTTGTGTCTTGGCAGGATTTTGAAATGTCATTCCATTAATTGagatttaaaatgcttttttctttccttttgtttttctttcttcagtgtAAAAACACCTTTATTTTTGCCTCTTTGTACTTAAGAATGAGGGATTTTTGCTTAGAAGTATAAAAGGTAAACCTGGGAAATAAGTTATGGAGAGCAAAGATAGTCTCACAACAGAGGCTGGAAAGGTCTGCAGCAGCACCAAGGTGCAGAAACTGTTCAAGCATGTGTTTTACCTAGTTGTCCCCTCTTTCCACTCACTTCTGGCACATCTTTTACAAATGCACATTGCAATATTCCCATAGTGCTGAAATATgcccttttcctctcttttccctgtAATAAAGGACGGAGGGATGATCACACTAGTAAGCACCATGTCTTTCATCAGTATGACACAACAGAAAGATATGGGGGGAGTAGAGCTTGTGGTTAATACAGCGCTGATAGCTGTGGCACTCATCCAGCTTGGATAGTGTTCTAATGGCTCTTGGTGCTAAGGCTTCTATAAGATAGTACTCCTGAAGTTCATGCTCATCCCTGTGCTCTACCACTCTGTCAGTCACCTTGAGTAACTATTCCAGCAACTGCTTTAGTATTTCGATGAATGACCTTTACAAATAAGGggctccttcttccttctttctcttggTTGTTTGGTGGCTGTTTATGCTAAGTGAAGAAGTATATattgattacttttttttttttttttgtatcttgTGGTATACTGTATTCTGTTGTTACAACATTTCTTATAAGAAATAAGAGATATGGGAAATTATGTTCCCTAAGAAATTATGAGAAGAGATTAGAAAATACTTACTGTAATTGATGCTATTTTTTCCCATATGTagaaggtttttttcctctgtctcaCTAAAGTATATTGGTTTTCTGTCCATGATTTGATGCAGTGGATTTTGTACACATCAGGGATTCAAGACTGCAACATTTTATGAAGCAGTATGCCAGAACTTCACAAATGACAAAAGAAAACAGCCCTCCACAGATCAATTAATTATATGATGTCAGAGTGATATCATATCCTACAAATATATGTTAAGTAAAATAACTTTTAGAAAGATCCAAAAGAGAATTCAGAGATAGTAAAGGTATGTAACTATTACTACCCACTTAACATCCTTTTCAATCTTACTGAAGACATCTGGTTAGGGATACAaatatttgtgtatatataacttggaaagaaggaaagagcaTCCCAGGTCTTGATCAGCtttgaataattaaaattatatacatAAATGAGGAAGTGTTTTATGACCCTTTTGTTTTCCAtcttcaaattttttttaaccttgtaGGGAGGAGATGATGTTATGGCTTGTGTTCATGATGATAATGGAAGAGTCCGAATACAGCACTTCTATAATGTTGGTCAGTGGGCTAAAGAAATCCAGAGAAATCCTGCTAGAGATGAGGAAGGAGTTTTTGAAAACAATCGTGTAACGTGTCGATTCAAGCGTCCTGTCTATGTTCCCCGAGAAGAAACCATCGTAGATTTGCACTTGAGTTGGTACTACCTGTTTGCTTGGGGTCCAGCAATCCAGGGTAAGTTGATCTTACCAACTGAGTTGATGTGCCAAAATTGATAAATGTCTTTCAATTACATGATTCTTATTAGACGcaccctccccccacccccccactttttttttaatgaacttaAAATTCTGGCAGCATGAGGCTTAAAAATGGATAAAAAGAAAGACAGGAGTCCAACATGTCTTGTTTTCTTGGCTATATATCTACTATCCCCACTTCATAAAGCTGAATTTAGAAGAACTTCTTAACTAGAAGTTCATAATTCATTTGAAGGATGTTTGTTGTTTACTtgaatttcatttgttttattcagaaatttcatttcagaaagcaaagaaatgaGCCTACTCCCTGACACTGTAACATTGCATGCTTCCACGGGTTTAAAAATTACCTGTCTGCCTACCTGTTTCTTCAGTAGAGTTATAGAAAAAATTGTATCTGACGttatttctttctgtccttACCTGCTAAAGGTTCTATTACCCGTCATGATATTGACTCTCCACCCGTGTCAGAGCGTGTTGTCAGTATTTACAAGTACGAAGATATTTTCATGCCTTCGGCTGCCTATCAGaccttctcttctccattcTGCTTGCTCCTTATTGTTGCACTGACCTTCTATTTATTGATGGGAACCCCATGACCAATGGAAAATAGCAAGAATTTGGCAGTGGAAGTTTCTCAGGATGGATGGCTATATGGATGgacaatgcatttttcttttggaattgaTATCACATCACCATCCTCATCTAGCTGAGGATCATCTAGCTTTTGAACATAGCTTCTCAGAAGAGTGAAATAACCATCTCCCTTGAGTGGCAGAGTGGTGACAAATCAATTAAGAAAATCAGTGAATACATAGgagaatttttttcagtgttgtgATTACTTGCTTAAGGAAAATGAGACTTTTGTAAaatcagtgtgtgtgtgtttgtgtgtttgggaGGGGTGCCTGTATGTGTGTTTAGGTGAATTTAGTGATGGACATCTTATCAAATAACAAAATTGCCTTCCATATTGCTACAAAAAAGCAAATTTGGgaaaacactgcagtgctgtttgGTACTTCTagagcagagagcacttctCCAAGTGCAGTTTCTAATCTTAAGATCTGGAAACCAACACAGCAGTATAAAAGCTGTCCTTCAGTAGTGGATAGTTCTcccagttttttgttttttttttttttttttttttttttttatatttatcaaAGTGTACTTGCTGTAGTACTTTCCAAAACTAAACTTGTATATTCAAGCGTTAGCATGATATTCTTTTTCAACAGAAAGAGGTGATGAATGTCTTCATTGTGTTTCAATAGCCTTTTTGAAAGAAATACCTACTTCTTTAAAGAGTGAGGTATAAAGTTATTTAGACAAGGGGTAGGGAGATTAAACCAATATAAATTCTCCATATATAGTGTAAAACCATGCAGTTGTAAAACATGCAGAATATAAAAGTTCCCAACAAGCCATAGGATGTCCTCCTAATAGATTAAAtcaatttttctctttttatgaaaaaaaaattgctgtccTGTAAATATACTTTTAAGTAATTGTGCAGTAGTATGAAGTAATCTCTTCTTCTGTGTTGTATGCCACTAAATCCTATTCATGTTAAGGGTGACTGTGGGCAGCTGGTGTTACCttacaaataaatataaatgagATTACTTGTAAGGAGAGACAGGGATGAATAAGAACAGCAGTATCTTTTGTTCATCAAACCACTGCTAAAATATAGGTATTGTGGAAAAAAGATgagctaaaaaggaaatatattaGCTGTTTTTATCACCAATAAATAGCACAAGAGGAATGCTAAATATTACAGAGATGAAAAGTGTCAAAATGCATTATGAGCCAcagaatataataaaaaattagaGTGAAGAATTTCTGTTCTTCACATAATAGGAAGTGTATGACATGTTTACATGTAGCAGTCAATTGTGTTTAGGTGAGGTTACTCATTCACTTTCCCAGGTACACTAAAATTCTACTTAAGTAGAATTAAAGTTTAAGTAGTGCCAAAGTTTTATCTAATGTGATGCACTTGAGGACTCTCTAACATAGAATCTGGTAAAGTAGATGTAATGCAACTCCTTTCTATTCTCATTGCTGCATGGAGTATAAAATGATTAATTAGCTTGGTTGGGTTTGCATCATTATTCACAGATTGATGTCTGTAGACTTAAGTATTTATAGGCTTAGAATTATTCAAACCTATGCTTAAGGTATATGAATTAGATTAAAGATGAACTTATCTTCATAACAAACACTTGATCCCTATTTCAAAAGAttgattaatattttatattttcactgATGTCTTTAAGGATTTGTTCACTTAAAATTACTGGACTAGAGttcaggaaagg
This sequence is a window from Anomalospiza imberbis isolate Cuckoo-Finch-1a 21T00152 chromosome 1, ASM3175350v1, whole genome shotgun sequence. Protein-coding genes within it:
- the FRRS1L gene encoding DOMON domain-containing protein FRRS1L encodes the protein MAERSRGARRRLLLLLLLLLAGSAASPAEEGGGRREAGGGEHGEEAARHHDSSYGTFASEFYDLRYLSEEGYPFPTAPPVDPFAKIRVDDCGKTKGCFRYGKPGCNAETCDYFLSYRRIGADVEFELSADTDGWVAVGFSSDKKMGGDDVMACVHDDNGRVRIQHFYNVGQWAKEIQRNPARDEEGVFENNRVTCRFKRPVYVPREETIVDLHLSWYYLFAWGPAIQGSITRHDIDSPPVSERVVSIYKYEDIFMPSAAYQTFSSPFCLLLIVALTFYLLMGTP